One window of the Trifolium pratense cultivar HEN17-A07 linkage group LG2, ARS_RC_1.1, whole genome shotgun sequence genome contains the following:
- the LOC123907670 gene encoding transcriptional repressor ILP1, whose amino-acid sequence MSSAKSRNFRRRADTNDEEETTTSTSTPTLPSKPSAPPKPKKSQTPKLSFADDEETDTTETLRPPRSSKPSHRSKPSSSSAHKITTHKERISHSPSPSNVQPQAGTYTKEALLELQKNTRTLVTPSTVSRPISSDPKPSSEPVIVLKGLLKPKSDSEEDHKEEFEANFASVGIQNDGKDSDIPDEETIKAIRAKRERLRQVRAPAPDYISLDGGSNHGAAEGLSDEEPEFRSRIAMFGEKGGEGKKGVFEVLDERVDERFGDVVVEEEEEDEEEKMWEEEQFRKGLGKRMDEGPSRVGGGGDVPVVQVAQQPNFVVPSSATVYGAVPNGAAATLANTSIGGAIPATPALDVIPITKQAEIAKKALLDNVRRLKESHGRTVSSLNRTDENLSASLLKITDLENSLVVADEKYRYMQKLRNYISNICDFLQHKASYIEEIEDHMKKLHEDRASAIFEKRATNNDDEMIEVEAAVKAAMSVLSRKGDNVEAARSAAQDAFAAARKQKDFPVKFDEFGRDVNNEKRMKMKVMAEARQRRRSKAFDSKKLASMDIDNHKVEGESSTDESDSESQAYQSQRDLVLQAADAIFSDASDEYSQLSLVKKRMEEWKREYLSSYNNAYISLSLPMIFSPYVRLELLRWDPLHKGLDFQDMKWYKLLFTYGLPEDGKDFVHDDGDADLELVPNLVEKVALPILHYELSHCWDMLSQQETINAIAATKSIVQHVSHESKALAELLVSIRTRLADAVANLTVPTWSPLVLAAVPDAAQVAAYRFGVSVRLLRNICLWKDIFAMSVLEKLALDELLYAKILPHFRSISENVHDAITRTERIIASLSGVWSGPSVTGDRNRKLQPLVAYVLSLGRILERRNVPESDLARRLKKILVDLNEYDHARNVARTFHLKEAL is encoded by the exons ATGTCCTCCGCCAAATCCCGCAATTTCCGCCGCCGTGCAGACACAAACGACGAAGAAGAAACCACCACCTCCACCTCCACTCCCACTCTCCCTTCCAAACCCTCCGCCCCCCCAAAACCTAAAAAATCCCAAACCCCCAAACTCAGCTTCGCCGACGACGAAGAAACCGACACCACCGAAACCCTCCGTCCACCACGTTCCTCCAAACCCTCACACCGTTCCAAACCCTCTTCTTCCTCCGCTCACAAGATCACCACTCACAAAGAACGAATTTCACATTCCCCTTCACCTTCCAATGTTCAACCTCAAGCTGGAACCTATACCAAAGAAGCACTTCTTGAACTTCAGAAGAATACACGAACCCTAGTTACTCCTAGCACTGTTTCTCGTCCTATTTCATCTGATCCTAAACCTTCTTCTGAACCTGTCATTGTCTTAAAGGGTTTACTTAAACCGAAATCAGATTCTGAAGAAGATCATAAGGAAGAATTTGAGGCTAACTTTGCTTCTGTTGGCATTCAGAATGATGGGAAAGACTCGGATATACCGGATGAAGAGACTATTAAAGCTATTAGGGCAAAGCGGGAGCGGCTAAGGCAGGTGCGTGCGCCTGCACCGGATTATATTTCGTTGGATGGTGGAAGTAATCATGGCGCTGCGGAAGGGTTGAGTGATGAGGAACCGGAGTTTAGGAGCAGGATTGCTATGTTTGGGGAGAAGGGTGGAGAAGGGAAGAAGGGTGTTTTTGAGGTTTTGGATGAGAGAGTTGATGAGAGGTTTGGGGAtgtggtggtggaggaggaggaggaggatgaagaGGAGAAGATGTGGGAAGAAGAGCAGTTTAGGAAAGGATTGGGGAAGAGAATGGATGAAGGGCCTTCTAGGGTTGGTGGTGGTGGCGATGTTCCTGTTGTGCAAGTTGCTCAACAGCCCAATTTTGTTGTTCCTTCTAGTGCAACTGTGTATGGTGCAGTTCCAAATGGAGCAGCAGCAACATTGGCCAATACCAGCATTGGAGGAGCAATCCCAGCAACACCGGCTCTGGATGTCATCCCTATAACTAAACAGGCCGAGATTGCGAAAAAAGCTTTGCTAGACAATGTCAGGAGGCTTAAG GAATCACATGGTAGAACAGTGTCATCATTGAACAGAACAGATGAAAATTTGTCCGCCTCCCTTTTGAAGATCACTGATCTTGAAAACTCATTAGTCGTAGCTGATGAGAAGTACCGATATATGCAAAAGCTCCGAAATTATATCTCAAATATATGCGACTTTTTGCAG CATAAAGCTTCCTACattgaagaaattgaagatCATATGAAGAAACTTCACGAAGATCGAGCATCGGCCATTTTTGAAAAAAGAGCAACTAACAATGACGACGAAATGATTGAGGTAGAAGCAGCTGTGAAAGCTGCAATGTCAGTTTTAAGCAGGAAAGGTGACAATGTGGAGGCTGCCAGAAGTGCAGCTCAGGATGCATTTGCTGCTGCGAGAAAACAAAAAGATTTTCCAGTGAAGTTTGATGAGTTTGGTAGAGATGTAAATAATGAGAAACGGATGAAAATGAAAGTGATGGCCGAGGCCCGTCAACGCAGGAGGTCTAAAGCTTTTGATTCTAAAAAACTGGCATCCATGGATATAGATAATCATAAAGTAGAGGGTGAATCGAGCACCGACGAGAGTGATAGTGAGAGCCAAGCATATCAGTCACAACGTGATTTAGTGCTGCAGGCTGCTGATGCGATTTTCAGTGATGCTTCCGACGAATATAGTCAATTATCCCTGGTCAAAAAAAGAATGGAAGAATGGAAAAGAGAGTATTTGTCAAGCTATAATAATGCTTATATTTCATTAAGTCTTCCAATGATCTTCTCCCCATATGTAAGATTGGAACTCCTGAGGTGGGACCCACTGCACAAGGGTTTAGATTTTCAAGATATGAAATG GTATAAATTGTTATTCACTTACGGTTTGCCTGAAGATGGAAAAGATTTTGTTCATGATGATGGAGATGCAGACCTTGAGCTTGTCCCAAATTTGGTGGAAAAGGTTGCACTTCCTATTCTCCATTATGAACTTTCCCATTGTTGGGACATGCTTAGTCAACAGGAAACAATAAACGCTATTGCAGCTACGAAATCGATTGTGCAACATGTGTCTCATGAAAGTAAAGCTCTTGCAGAATTGCTAGTTTCGATTCGTACACGTCTAGCTGATGCTGTTGCTAATCTTACG GTCCCTACATGGAGTCCACTAGTACTTGCTGCTGTTCCAGACGCTGCACAAGTTGCAGCATATCGATTTGGTGTGTCTGTTCGATTATTGAGAAATATTTGTTTGTGGAAGGATATATTTGCAATGTCAGTGTTAGAGAAACTTGCTCTAGATGAGCTTTTGTACGCAAAAATTCTACCTCACTTTAGAAGCATATCAGAAAATGTTCATGATGCAATAACAAGAACAGAACGGATTATTGCTTCCCTATCTGGCGTTTGGTCTGGCCCAAGTGTCACCGGAGACAGAAA CCGCAAGTTGCAGCCTCTAGTGGCTTATGTGCTGTCACTTGGAAGGATTCTGGAGAGAAGAAATGTACCAGAGAGTGATCTAGCTCGTCGATTAAAGAAAATACTTGTGGACCTCAATGAATATGATCATGCTAGGAACGTGGCCAGAACCTTCCATCTCAAAGAGGCATTATGA
- the LOC123908917 gene encoding uncharacterized protein LOC123908917 isoform X1 — MGLPVKSPVQMQSLEEEGCSKKRKYTEKDFSRVMEMDYLDSDFDEEEDALRSRKMLDELLKTFQKNSEAIASCSKLKKPNCETNIDSPVARKKKNKKNKKNKKNERV, encoded by the exons ATGGGTCTCCCGGTGAAATCACCAGTGCAAATGCAATCACTAG AGGAAGAAGgctgttcaaaaaaaagaaaatacacaGAGAAAGACTTCTCACGCGTAATGGAAATGGATTACCTTGACTCTGACTTTGATGAG GAGGAAGATGCCTTGCGCAGTCGCAAAATGTTGGATGAACTGCTTAAGacatttcaaaaaaattcagaGGCTATAGCTTCATGCAGTAAGCTCAAGAAGCCAAATTGCGAGACTAATATCGACAGCCCCGTGgcaaggaagaagaagaacaagaagaacaagaagaataagaagaatGAGAGGGTCTGA
- the LOC123907671 gene encoding 4-coumarate--CoA ligase 2-like: protein MLSLAPSIDSKQTTTAEVSADSVVTNQQKQKPSDDYYDSTNHTFKSKLPDIPISNHLPLHTYCFEKLPEISDRPCLIVASTGKTYTYAETYLQCRKIAAGLSKLGIQKGDVIMILLQNSAEFVLSFLAASMIGAVTTTANPFYTSAEIFRQITASKTKLIITQAMYVGKLKQNEEKDDLIDFKIITVDEPPVNCLHFSVISEVNEDQLPEVEFDPEDAVALPFSSGTTGVPKGVILTHKSLTTSVAQQVDGENPNIYLTTEDVLLCVLPLFHIYALSTVLLCALRAGSAVLLIHKFEIRTLLGLIQKHKVTVAMVVPPLVLALVKNPMVAEFDLSSIRLVRSGAAPLGKELEEMLHNRIPQAVFGQGYGMTEAGSVLSMSLGFAKHPLPVSSGSCGTVVRNAELKVINPENGRSLGYNQPGEICIRGQQIMKGYLNDENATKTTIDEEGWLHTGDVGYIDDNDEIFIVDRVKELIKFKGFQVPPAELEGLLVSHPSIADAAVVPQKDVVAGEVPVAFVVRSNGLDLTEEAVKEFIAKQVVFYKRLHKVYFIHAIPKSPSAKILRKDLRAKL from the exons ATGTTGTCATTAGCTCCTTCCATTGATTCCAAACAAACTACTACCGCAGAAGTCTCTGCAGATTCTGTAGTAACTaaccaacaaaaacaaaaaccctcTGATGATTATTATGATTCTACTAATCATACATTTAAATCTAAATTACCAGATATACCAATATCTAACCACCTCCCACTTCACACCTACTGCTTCGAAAAACTTCCCGAAATCTCCGATCGTCCTTGTCTCATCGTCGCCTCCACCGGAAAAACATACACATATGCAGAAACTTATCTCCAATGTCGAAAAATCGCAGCCGGCTTATCCAAATTAGGAATCCAAAAAGGCGATGTAATCATGATTCTCCTCCAAAATTCAGCTGAATTTGTTCTCTCCTTCCTCGCCGCCTCCATGATCGGTGCAGTCACCACCACCGCTAATCCTTTCTACACCAGCGCCGAGATCTTCAGACAAATAACTGCTTCCAAAACAAAGCTGATTATCACACAAGCAATGTACGTTGGTAAATTGAAGCAGAACGAGGAGAAAGATGACTTAATTGATTTCAAGATAATCACAGTCGATGAACCACCGGTGAATTGTTTACATTTCTCGGTGATTTCTGAAGTAAATGAAGATCAATTGCCGGAAGTTGAATTTGATCCGGAAGACGCGGTGGCGCTTCCGTTTTCTTCCGGCACCACCGGAGTACCTAAAGGAGTAATTCTAACACACAAAAGCTTAACAACAAGCGTTGCTCAACAAGTTGATGGAGAGAatccaaatatatatttaacaaCTGAAGATGTTCTTCTTTGCGTTCTTCCATTGTTTCATATATATGCGCTCAGCACTGTGCTATTGTGCGCACTGAGAGCAGGGAGTGCTGTTctgttaattcataaatttgaGATCAGAACGTTGCTCGGTCTTATACAGAAACATAAAGTGACGGTGGCGATGGTTGTTCCGCCGTTAGTTTTGGCGTTAGTGAAGAATCCTATGGTGGCGGAGTTTGATCTTAGTTCGATACGGTTGGTGCGTTCAGGAGCTGCACCATTAGGGAAGGAGCTTGAAGAAATGCTTCATAACCGAATTCCTCAAGCCGTTTTTGGACAG GGATACGGTATGACAGAGGCAGGCTCAGTACTGTCCATGTCTTTGGGTTTTGCAAAGCATCCATTGCCAGTAAGCTCAGGTTCGTGTGGAACTGTTGTAAGAAATGCAGAGCTCAAAGTTATTAACCCTGAAAATGGTCGTTCTCTTGGTTATAATCAACCTGGTGAAATTTGTATCAGAGGCCAACAAATTATGAAAG GATATTTGAATGATGAGAATGCAACAAAAACTACTATTGATGAGGAGGGTTGGCTTCATACTGGTGATGTTGGCTATATAGATGACAATGATGAGATTTTCATTGTTGACAGGGTGAAGGAACTCATCAAATTCAAAGGCTTCCAA GTGCCCCCTGCTGAACTTGAAGGCCTTCTTGTAAGCCATCCATCTATTGCAGATGCAGCTGTCGTCCC GCAAAAAGATGTTGTTGCTGGTGAAGTTCCTGTTGCCTTTGTGGTAAGATCAAATGGACTTGATCTAACTGAAGAAGCTGTAAAGGAGTTCATAGCGAAACAG GTTGTGTTTTATAAGAGACTGCACAAAGTTTATTTCATTCATGCAATTCCCAAGTCTCCATCAGCAAAGATACTGAGGAAAGACCTCAGAGCAAAGTTATAA
- the LOC123908916 gene encoding uncharacterized protein LOC123908916 isoform X1, protein MGVAAVPLSMSLFSSTKSTFLFSHSPKFRILKVKANATNLITNSDWFQVGRPIGNYGFMNVTTSTTDQYSFQGGLKTQDVQEGSVRIRLYEGRVSQGPLRETPVLFKVYPGTRAGGVVADMMAANELNSHMFLQNSSKGISQHVMLLLGGFETTTGEQWLAFRDYGKSSAADYAKVASEKLSKLSTWNTYERGQTMKRRRRFIIKLLQGALRGLAYMHDHDRLHQSLGPFSVSLNTISEREAPYLIPRLRDLAFSASIRYSELEDSGPLTEGLWARASTASAFSYLEKRAFGIADDIYEAGLLFAYLAFVPFCEAGVMDGLSLQRLLENTFRLDLEATREYCIADDSLINAIEFLDLGDGAGWELLQAMLNADFRKRPTAEAVLNHRFMTGEVL, encoded by the exons ATGGGTGTTGCTGCTGTTCCTCTTTCCATGTCTCTCTTCAGTTCCACCAAATCCACATTCTTGTTCTCACACTCTCCCAAATTTCGAATACTTAAAGTTAAAGCTAATGCCACAAACCTTATCACAAACTCTGATTGGTTCCAAGTGGGTAGACCCATTGGAAACTATGGCTTCATGAATGTCACTACTAGTACTACTGATCAATATTCATTTCAAGGTGGATTGAAAACTCAAGATGTTCAAGAAGGAAGTGTCAGAATCAG GCTTTATGAAGGCAGGGTTTCCCAGGGTCCACTTAGAGAAACCCCTGTTCTTTTTAAG GTTTATCCCGGAACACGAGCTGGTGGGGTTGTGGCAGATATGATGGCTGCAAACGAGTTGAATTCCCACATGTTCCTTCAA AACAGTTCTAAAGGTATTAGTCAGCATGTTATGTTACTTTTGGGTGGGTTTGAAACAACTACTGGAGAACAG TGGCTTGCTTTTCGTGATTACGGGAAATCTAGTGCAGCAGACTATGCAAAAGTTGCGAGTGAGAAGCTGTCAAAACTGTCTACATGGAATACCTATGAACGAGGACAGACAATGAAAAGAAGACGACGTTTCATTATAAAGCTACTTCAGGGTGCTTTGCGAGGTTTAGCTTACATGCATGATCATGATAGATTACACCAGAGTCTCGGACCATTTTCTGTATCTCTCAA CACAATTTCAGAAAGAGAAGCTCCCTATTTGATTCCAAGACTTAGGGATTTAGCTTTTTCTGCTAGTATCAG GTACTCAGAACTAGAAGATTCAGGACCACTTACGGAAGGTCTCTGGGCACGAGCTTCAACAGCTAGTGCATTCAGTTATTTAGAGAAAAGAGCTTTTGGAATAGCCGATGACAT ATATGAGGCGGGCCTTCTTTTTGCATATTTGGCTTTTGTTCCATTTTGTGAAGCTGGTGTAATGGATGGCCTTTCCTTGCAA AGACTTTTAGAGAACACTTTCCGACTTGATCTTGAAGCAACACGAGA GTACTGTATAGCAGATGACAGTTTAATTAATGCCATTGAATTCCTGGATCTAGGTGATGGTGCTGGTTGGGAGTTGCTTCAG GCAATGCTTAATGCCGACTTTCGAAAGAGACCAACTGCAGAGGCTGTTCTCAATCATAGGTTTATGACTGGGGAAGTCCTTTAA
- the LOC123908916 gene encoding uncharacterized protein LOC123908916 isoform X2: MGVAAVPLSMSLFSSTKSTFLFSHSPKFRILKVKANATNLITNSDWFQVGRPIGNYGFMNVTTSTTDQYSFQGGLKTQDVQEGSVRIRLYEGRVSQGPLRETPVLFKVYPGTRAGGVVADMMAANELNSHMFLQNSSKGISQHVMLLLGGFETTTGEQWLAFRDYGKSSAADYAKVASEKLSKLSTWNTYERGQTMKRRRRFIIKLLQGALRGLAYMHDHDRLHQSLGPFSVSLNTISEREAPYLIPRLRDLAFSASIRYSELEDSGPLTEGLWARASTASAFSYLEKRAFGIADDIYEAGLLFAYLAFVPFCEAGVMDGLSLQRLLENTFRLDLEATREYCIADDSLVNAIEFLDLGDGAGWELLQEMLNADFRKRPTAEAVLNHRFMTGEVL; encoded by the exons ATGGGTGTTGCTGCTGTTCCTCTTTCCATGTCTCTCTTCAGTTCCACCAAATCCACATTCTTGTTCTCACACTCTCCCAAATTTCGAATACTTAAAGTTAAAGCTAATGCCACAAACCTTATCACAAACTCTGATTGGTTCCAAGTGGGTAGACCCATTGGAAACTATGGCTTCATGAATGTCACTACTAGTACTACTGATCAATATTCATTTCAAGGTGGATTGAAAACTCAAGATGTTCAAGAAGGAAGTGTCAGAATCAG GCTTTATGAAGGCAGGGTTTCCCAGGGTCCACTTAGAGAAACCCCTGTTCTTTTTAAG GTTTATCCCGGAACACGAGCTGGTGGGGTTGTGGCAGATATGATGGCTGCAAACGAGTTGAATTCCCACATGTTCCTTCAA AACAGTTCTAAAGGTATTAGTCAGCATGTTATGTTACTTTTGGGTGGGTTTGAAACAACTACTGGAGAACAG TGGCTTGCTTTTCGTGATTACGGGAAATCTAGTGCAGCAGACTATGCAAAAGTTGCGAGTGAGAAGCTGTCAAAACTGTCTACATGGAATACCTATGAACGAGGACAGACAATGAAAAGAAGACGACGTTTCATTATAAAGCTACTTCAGGGTGCTTTGCGAGGTTTAGCTTACATGCATGATCATGATAGATTACACCAGAGTCTCGGACCATTTTCTGTATCTCTCAA CACAATTTCAGAAAGAGAAGCTCCCTATTTGATTCCAAGACTTAGGGATTTAGCTTTTTCTGCTAGTATCAG GTACTCAGAACTAGAAGATTCAGGACCACTTACGGAAGGTCTCTGGGCACGAGCTTCAACAGCTAGTGCATTCAGTTATTTAGAGAAAAGAGCTTTTGGAATAGCCGATGACAT ATATGAGGCGGGCCTTCTTTTTGCATATTTGGCTTTTGTTCCATTTTGTGAAGCTGGTGTAATGGATGGCCTTTCCTTGCAA AGACTTTTAGAGAACACTTTCCGACTTGATCTTGAAGCAACACGAGA GTACTGCATAGCAGATGACAGTTTAGTTAATGCCATCGAATTCCTGGATCTAGGTGATGGTGCCGGTTGGGAGTTGCTTCAG GAAATGCTTAATGCCGACTTTCGAAAGAGACCAACTGCAGAGGCTGTTCTCAACCATAGGTTTATGACTGGGGAAGTCCTTTAA